The following proteins are co-located in the Solidesulfovibrio sp. genome:
- the rlmD gene encoding 23S rRNA (uracil(1939)-C(5))-methyltransferase RlmD yields the protein MDIREDMELTVDVDRLAYGGKGVARVEGLVVFVSGGLPGATVRAKVTKCKKGFAEAVAVETLSPSPEAVAPPCPHFGVCGGCLWQDLSYEAQLFWKREQVVETLSRLGGLSGLEVAPTVASPRVFAYRNKMEFAFAGRLHLGLHERLRPGRVLDIGQCLLMEPWAGEVLGFVRDTCRETGLAAFDARTNKGVWRHLVLRASEQTGARLAHVITGPARGAGDAAHRLGEALLARFPFLTGFVHSVRRAPTAVAFGERQVLALGADHIEERFGAARLHVSADAFAQTNTQAATALYGVVTRAAGSDARGTAVDCYCGCGGIALNLAPHFETVYGLEADKRAVADAVRSAELSGIGNAVFKAQDAAKGLSELSGISPSVVVLDPPRAGATPEMLAAVLAAAPKKVVYVSCNPATLARDLKALGELYAVVRVTPVDQFPHTAHIEAVAELTLR from the coding sequence ATGGACATACGCGAAGACATGGAACTGACGGTTGACGTGGACCGGCTGGCCTACGGCGGCAAGGGCGTGGCCCGGGTGGAAGGGCTTGTGGTGTTCGTTTCCGGCGGCCTGCCCGGGGCCACGGTGCGGGCGAAAGTGACGAAGTGCAAAAAGGGCTTTGCCGAGGCCGTGGCCGTGGAGACGCTGTCCCCCTCGCCCGAGGCCGTCGCCCCGCCCTGCCCGCATTTCGGCGTCTGCGGCGGCTGCCTGTGGCAGGACCTAAGCTACGAGGCCCAGCTTTTCTGGAAACGCGAGCAGGTCGTGGAGACGCTGTCCCGCCTGGGCGGCCTGTCGGGCCTGGAGGTCGCCCCCACCGTGGCCTCGCCGCGCGTTTTCGCCTACCGCAACAAGATGGAATTCGCCTTTGCCGGCCGGCTGCACCTGGGGCTGCACGAACGCCTTCGCCCGGGCCGGGTGCTCGACATCGGGCAGTGCCTGCTCATGGAGCCCTGGGCCGGCGAGGTGCTGGGCTTTGTGCGCGACACCTGCCGGGAAACCGGCCTGGCCGCCTTTGATGCCCGCACGAACAAGGGCGTGTGGCGCCATCTGGTGCTGCGTGCCAGCGAGCAGACGGGCGCGCGGCTGGCCCATGTCATCACCGGCCCGGCCCGGGGCGCCGGCGACGCCGCCCACCGCCTGGGCGAGGCGCTCCTGGCCCGGTTCCCCTTCCTCACCGGCTTCGTCCATTCGGTACGCCGGGCGCCGACGGCCGTGGCCTTTGGCGAGCGGCAGGTGCTGGCCCTGGGCGCGGACCACATCGAGGAGCGTTTCGGCGCGGCCCGGCTGCACGTTTCGGCCGATGCCTTCGCCCAGACCAATACGCAAGCGGCCACGGCCCTTTACGGCGTCGTGACCCGGGCGGCCGGATCGGATGCCCGGGGCACGGCCGTGGACTGCTACTGCGGCTGCGGCGGCATCGCGCTGAACCTGGCCCCCCATTTCGAGACGGTCTACGGCCTGGAGGCGGACAAGCGGGCGGTGGCCGACGCGGTCCGATCCGCCGAATTGTCGGGCATCGGCAATGCGGTTTTCAAGGCCCAGGACGCGGCCAAGGGGCTGTCGGAGCTGTCGGGGATTTCGCCGTCGGTGGTGGTGCTCGACCCGCCGCGCGCCGGGGCGACGCCGGAGATGCTGGCGGCCGTGCTCGCGGCCGCGCCGAAAAAGGTGGTCTACGTCTCCTGCAATCCGGCCACGCTGGCCCGGGACCTCAAGGCGCTCGGCGAGCTCTACGCGGTCGTTCGCGTGACCCCGGTGGACCAGTTCCCGCACACGGCCCACATCGAGGCCGTGGCGGAACTGACGCTGCGTTAA